A DNA window from Anastrepha ludens isolate Willacy chromosome 6, idAnaLude1.1, whole genome shotgun sequence contains the following coding sequences:
- the LOC128868800 gene encoding tubulin-specific chaperone cofactor E-like protein, whose amino-acid sequence MPSLLEALERKYFTDCQLENLNDDDAAAEAEKGLISIYIPRLPPLLSVPELLVLNDCDIDCAGDFEAIKEKCRRVRELDLAQNKLNDWQEVFHILEHMPRVEFLNLSKNHLVGPICNPTTLPTNSLRSMVLNGTYLDWPCVEVLLDNLPLLEELHLSLNDYKEVLIDSIECGDREDDVAGREVAEKVHADDDEVTECNECNDNKQSDSHNLTTTATSTAPAAVATATTAGETTATVTEIETKTETETEPETPTTPPPTPTSPTGSCYTDARCKRIRPHRKLKTLHFTGNPVESWLEICRLGRVFPSLENLVLADCPIKAIQANAVNNNDDCTTACEEDIEMSNKAECPHKHFHNLLFLNLSYSNISAWDDIDQIAKFPKLRNLRVKNWPLWERLECTEHERRQLLIARLPNVNLLNGGGVISADEREDAERAFIRHYMDKPEWERPKRYDELVAKHGKLDPLVNINLKPEKRLKVFITYKDKTEARLIDVYCTVADLKTRLEKLIDLTANKMRLYYVDQDFKEFGPEPMKYPNKRLYSYNIQAGDEIIIDEKK is encoded by the coding sequence ATGCCATCACTACTGGAAGCAttggaaagaaaatatttcaccgACTGTCAATTAGAGAATCTGAACGACGACGATGCAGCTGCTGAAGCAGAAAAAGGCCTTATATCCATCTATATACCGCGACTACCACCGCTGCTCAGCGTGCCCGAGTTGTTGGTATTGAACGACTGTGACATTGACTGTGCGGGTGATTTCGAAGccataaaagaaaaatgtcGACGCGTACGTGAACTAGATCTAGCACAGAATAAGCTAAACGATTGGCAAGAGGTCTTCCATATACTCGAACATATGCCGCGTGTGGAGTTTCTCAATTTGAGCAAAAATCATTTGGTCGGTCCAATATGCAATCCCACTACCCTGCCCACGAATAGTTTAAGAAGCATGGTGCTGAATGGCACTTACCTGGATTGGCCATGTGTTGAAGTATTATTGGATAATTTGCCGTTGTTAGAGGAATTGCATCTCAGCTTGAATGACTACAAAGAAGTGCTTATTGATTCAATTGAGTGTGGTGACCGCGAGGACGATGTAGCTGGCCGAGAGGTGGCAGAAAAGGTGCATGCAGATGACGACGAGGTAACCGAGTGCAACGAGTGTAACGACAACAAACAAAGTGACTCACACAATTTAACCACCACAGCTACATCCACAGCGCCTGCAGcagtagcaacagcaacaacagctggAGAGACAACAGCAACAGTAACAGAAATAGAAAccaaaacagaaacagaaactgAACCagaaacaccaacaacaccaccGCCAACACCAACTTCTCCCACAGGCAGTTGCTACACAGATGCGAGATGTAAACGCATACGTCCACATAGGAAACTGAAAACGCTACATTTCACCGGCAATCCCGTCGAAAGCTGGCTCGAAATTTGCCGCTTGGGACGCGTATTTCCTAGCCTTGAAAATTTGGTGCTCGCCGATTGTCCCATCAAAGCCATACAGGCTAATGCCGTCAACAATAACGACGACTGCACCACCGCCTGCGAAGAAGATATCGAAATGTCCAACAAAGCCGAATGCCCGCACAAGCATTTCCACAATCTGCTTTTTCTCAATCTCAGCTACTCGAACATCAGCGCTTGGGACGATATCGACCAAATTGCGAAATTCCCGAAACTGCGCAATTTACGTGTCAAAAATTGGCCGCTCTGGGAGCGACTCGAATGCACCGAACACGAACGTCGTCAGCTGTTAATTGCGCGTTTGCCGAATGTTAATTTGCTAAACGGCGGCGGCGTGATCAGCGCAGACGAACGCGAAGATGCAGAACGTGCTTTCATACGTCACTACATGGACAAGCCAGAGTGGGAGCGTCCTAAGCGCTACGATGAATTGGTAGCTAAACATGGCAAGTTGGATCCTTTAGTTAACATAAATCTTAAGCCTGAGAAACGCCTGAAAGTATTTATTACATATAAGGATAAGACGGAAGCGCGTTTAATCGATGTCTATTGCACGGTGGCCGATCTGAAGACGAGGCTGGAAAAGTTAATTGATTTAACGGCAAACAAAATGCGATTGTATTATGTGGATcaagacttcaaagagttcGGACCGGAACCCATGAAATATCCCAATAAGCGTTTGTATAGTTATAATATACAAGCGGGCGATGAAATCATTATCGATGAGAAGAAATAA